One genomic segment of Cronobacter turicensis z3032 includes these proteins:
- the hcp1 gene encoding Protein hcp1, with product MAIDMFLKVEGVTGESKDANHASWIDVLSFNWGAAQPGNMAVGGGGGAGKVNFQDLAVQAIVDKGTPAILKFCASGKHVNKVELSVCKAGGQQVEYSKIVLEDVLVTRTEFTGVGQTDTVLVNYYFQAAKVNFHYWEQSNQGTKGAETKAGWDIKQNKEL from the coding sequence ATGGCTATTGATATGTTCCTGAAAGTGGAAGGCGTTACTGGCGAATCTAAAGATGCCAACCATGCCAGCTGGATCGATGTGCTTTCTTTTAACTGGGGCGCAGCGCAGCCGGGAAATATGGCTGTGGGTGGCGGCGGTGGCGCCGGTAAAGTTAACTTTCAGGATTTAGCCGTGCAGGCCATTGTGGATAAAGGCACGCCCGCAATTCTGAAATTCTGCGCCAGCGGTAAGCACGTCAATAAGGTTGAGCTTTCTGTCTGTAAAGCCGGTGGTCAGCAGGTGGAATATTCAAAAATCGTTCTTGAAGATGTGCTGGTAACCCGCACCGAATTTACCGGCGTCGGTCAAACCGATACGGTACTGGTAAATTACTACTTCCAGGCCGCGAAAGTGAATTTCCATTACTGGGAACAGTCGAATCAGGGCACCAAAGGCGCTGAAACCAAAGCTGGCTGGGATATTAAACAGAATAAAGAACTCTGA